CACGCTTTCGGGCGCAAAGCACGCTGAGCGCCCGGATGCACAGCAACCTCACAGTGGTGTCGAACGGTGGTGCCGAACGGTTGTGCCGGCCCGGGGGATCCCGACGCCGGGATCCCCCGGCGTCGGCTCAGAAGCGCGTGACCAGCAGTGTCACGCCGGCTTCGCCGCCGCAGCCGACCATGACCGGCCCGACCCCCGAGCCGATCTGGTCGGACACCCGGGCGGTGGCCCGGTAGTGCGCCGGGTTCGGGTCGACGACGTGGATGTCGACGAGCGCCGGGTGGTCCGGCAGCCCGCCCAGCACGGCCTTCAGTCCGGTGCCGCCCCCGCAGTTCCCGGTGATCGACACTTCCTGGCCCCGTGCGGTGGCCGGGTTCGGGCTCACGTGCACGGTGGCCCGCGCGCCCTCCGGCGGCTGGTCGCCGCTGGCCGACGCGGTGGTGATCCCGATCGTGCCCGCCGTCGCCAGCGTCACGGCCACGGCTGCCACCAGCACTGCTTTCCTGCTCCCCACAGTGTTTCTCCCTCCTCAGGTGTCCACTTGGGACACGCGCCGACGGCCCCACGGCGTGGGACCCGCCGGGCAAGACGCCCGGACCGGTGACGGAGGTTCTCCGTGTGATCGGGATCACTCGAGATCGTCGAGGAATGCGGCGAGCACGGTCTCGTACGCGTCCGGGGTCTCGTCCTGCGGCGTGTGGCCGGCACCGGGGAGCACCTGGACTTCGCCGCGCCACAGCCGGGGCGAGGTGATGGTGCGCAGGTACTCGAGGTTCACCAGCTGCTCTTCGGCGCCGTGCAGGATCGCCACGGGCACGCGGGAGCCGGCGACGATCGCGCGCTCGTCGGCGTTCTCGGCGCTCTGCAGGCTGCGCCCGAGCGCCGCGCGCGCCTCGGGGTCGGTGGCGAGGATGTGCGCGACCGCCGCGTCGACCGGCAGCGGCGAGCCGAGCGCGAGCTGGGCACGGGCATACGCTGTCGCGTCCTCTCGGGACACTTCACCGGTGAAACCGGTGGCCACGGCCGGGTTGGGCAGGAACGCCGTGGCGAGGTCGGCCGGCGACGCGACCGGCGGCGTGCCGTGCACGACGATCCCGCGCACACCGGGCAGCCGTGTCGAGGCCGAGAGCGCGATGTGCCCGCCGAGGCTCCAGCCGACGAGTACGGCGTCGCCGGCGCCCGCCGCTTCGGCGAAATCCGCGACCACGCGGGCGTGCCCGGGGATCGAGTAGGTGGCCGGGTCTTTCGCGCGTGCGGACTCGCCGTGGCCGGGCAGGTCGAGCGCGAGCACGCGGAACCGCCGCCCGAAGGGGCCGTCGAGCACGCGCGCCCACGCCGCCGAGGACGAGGAGTTGCCGTGGACGAACACCACGGCGGGGCCGGAACCGGGGCTGGTGCGGTAGGCGATCCGCTGTCCGCCCGCGTCGAGGGTTTCCATGCGGCGAAACGCTAGCCGGGTGGCGCCCGGGCGGTAGCGGCCGCACGGCGGATCGTCCGGCGCTACGATGGCGTGAATCGTCGCCGGAGCCCCGCAGGGTGGTCGTTTCGTGGCAGAAGCCGGACAGACGCGGCAGCCGGGGGAGCGGCTGAGCCCGCGGGTGGCCAAGCAGGTCCGCGACCTCATCATGAGCGGCGCCGTGCGCGGCGGCGAACGGCTGCGCACCGAGCACCTCGCCGAACAGCTCGGCGTGAGCGCGACTCCGGTGCGCGAAGCGCTGATGTCCCTCACGGGCGAGGGCATGGTCGACTTCCGGCCCGGCCGCGGCTTCAGCGTCGTTCCGGTGACGCGTCAGGACGTGACCGACCTCTACGACACGCAGGCCTACCTCTCCGGTGAGCTCGCGGCGCGCGCGGCGGGGCGGCTCACCGCCGCGGACCTCGCCGGTCTGGCCGAGCTGCAGGCCGAGCTCGAACGCGCCGTGGCCGCCGGAGATCTCGACGCCACCGAACGCGCCGACTTCGAGCTGCACCGCCGTGTGAACCACGCCGCGGCCGCGCCGAAGCTCACGTGGATGCTGTCGCTGACGCTGCGGTACGTGCCGTTCACCGCCTACGCCGACATCCCCGGCTGGCCGCTCGCCGCGCGCGACGGCCACGAGCCGATTCTCACCGCGCTGCGCGAAGGGGCGACCGCGCCGGCGCGGGCCGCGATGAGCGCGCACATCCGCCTCGCCGGCGATCTGCTCGTCGACTTCCTCGCTGCGCAGGGTGTGCTGGCGGGGGAGTGACGAATCCGTACTGGGCAGGGCGCGTGAGTTTTCTATAGAATCCGCCGCGAAGGCGGTTCCCGGTCGAAGGAGACTCGGTGCAAGAGCGCAACGTGCTGTACATCGGCGGCGAGTGGGTCCCGGCGGCGGGAGCCGCCACGATCGCCGTCGAGAACCCGGCCACCGAACAGGTGCAGGCTCAGATCCCGGAAGGCTCGGCCGACGACGTCGACCGCGCGGTGCGGGCGGCGCGCGAGGCCTTCCCGGCCTGGTCGGCCACCACGCGGGCCGAGCGCGCGGAGCTGCTGCGCAAGCTCCACGAAGGACTCGCCAAGCGCGCCGAGGAGATCGGCGAGACGATCGCGCGCGACGTCGGCACGCCGCTGCGTATCGCCACTCGCATCCAGGCTGCGCTGCCGCAGACCGACGTGCGGACGTACGTGGACCTGCTCGGCGAAGACGCGCCGGAGGAGAAGGTCGGCAACTCGCTGATCGTGCGCGAGGCCGCCGGGGTCGTCGCGGCGATCACGCCGTGGAACTACCCGCTGCACCAGATCACGTGCAAGATCGCGCCCGCGCTGGCCGCGGGCTGCACCGTGGTGGTCAAGCCCAGCGAGGTCGCGCCGCTGGGCGCGTACCAGCTGTTCGACGCGATCCACGAGGCCGGTTTCCCGGCCGGCGTGGTCAACCTGGTCACCGGGTTCGGCCCGGTGGTCGGCGAAGCGCTCGCGACGCACCCGGAGGTCGACGTCGTGTCGTTCACCGGTTCCGTGCGTGCCGGCACGCGCGTGGCCGAGGTCGCCGCCCGCTCGGTCAAGCGCGTGACGCTGGAACTGGGCGGCAAGTCCGCCAACGTGATCCTCGATGACGCCGACCTGGCCACCGCCGTGAAGGTGGGCGTCTCCAACGCTTTCCTCAACGCCGGCCAGACCTGCACCGCGTGGACGCGCATGCTCGTGCCGCGCGAGAAGCACGAGGAAGCCGTTGCGCTGGCGAAGAAGTTCGCCGAGGGCTTCACCCCCGGCGACCCGCTCGACGCGAAGACGAAGCTCGGCCCGCTGGTGTCGGCCGCGCAGCGCGAGCGCGTGCGGGAGTTCATCGCCAAGGGCGTCTCCGAAGGCGCGACGCTGGTGACCGGTGGCGCCGAAACCCCCGAGGGGCTCGACACCGGCTACTTCGTGCGCCCGACCGTGTTCGCGGGCGTGGACCCGGACTCGACGATCGCGCAGGAGGAGATCTTCGGCCCCGTGCTGTCGATCATCCCGTTCGACGACGAGGAAGACGCGCTGCGGATCGCCAACAACTCGAAGTACGGCCTGCACGGCGCCGTGTGGTCGGGCGACCAGGACCGCGCGCTGGCGTTCGCGCGCCGCGTGCGCACGGGCCAGATCGACGTGAACGGCGGCGCCTACAACCCGCTGGCGCCCTTCGGCGGGTACAAGTCCTCGGGCGTCGGCCGCGAGATGGGCCGTCCCGCGCTCGACGAGTTCACCGAGATCAAGTCCATCCAGCTCTGATCCACTCAAGCGCGATGAAGGAGAAGACACCGTGGTCAAAGCCGTGGTCGTGCGTGAGCCGGGTGCCGTGCCCGAGGTTCGCGACATCGTGCTGCCGCCCGTCGGTCCCGCCGACGTGCGGGTGCGGATCGCCGCCGCCGGCGTCTGCCACTCCGACCTCTCGATGGTCGACGGCACGCTGAAACCGCAGTACCCGTTCGTGCCCGGGCACGAGGCTTCGGGCATCGTCGCCGAGACCGGTGCGGAGGTCACGCACGTCAAGCCCGGCGACCGCGTCGTGCTCAACTGGGCCGCCGCGTGCCGCGAATGCTGGTTCTGCCAGGCCGGGGAACCGTGGCTGTGCTCCACGATCGAAGGCATCACCACACTGCCGCGCGGCGAGGTGGACGGCGAGCCGCTCAACGTCGTGCTCGGCGTCGGCGGCTTCGCCGAGGAGACCGTGCTGCCCGGCAAGTCCGTGGTGCCGCTGCCCGACGGGGTGCCGCTCGACCTGGCGGCGCTGATGGGCTGCGCGGTGCTCACGGGCGTCGGCGCCGTGCGCAACACCGCGAAGGTCCGCAGTGGACAGTCGGTGCTCGTGGTCGGCCTCGGTGGCATCGGGCTCTGCGCGGTGCTCGGTGCAAAGCTGGCCGGCGCGTCGCCGATCATCGCCGTGGACGTCTCGCCGGAGAAGGAGGAGCTGGCCCGCGCCGCGGGGGCGACGCACTTCCTGCTGAGCGAGGAAAAGCTCGCGAAGCAGGTGCGGGGCCTCACCGAGGGCCGCGGTGCCGACCACGCCTTCGAGTGCGTCGGCGCGGCCGCGACGATCCGCACGGCCTGGAGCTCGGTGCGCCGCGGCGGGCACTGTACGGTGGTCGGCGTCGGGCGGCGCGACCAGGAAGTGGTCTTCAACCCGTTGGAGATCTTCCACTTCGCGCGCACGCTCACCAGCACCGTCTACGGTGCTTCCGACCCCGATCGCGACATCCCGATGCTCGCCGAAGAGGTGCGCTCCGGCGAGCTGAACCTGGAAAGCCTGGTGACGCACCGCATTTCCCTCGACGAGGTGCCCGAGGCGTTCGACCGGATGCGCGCGGGCCAGGGCGCCCGGTCGCTGATCCGGATCGCGGCGGAGGCCTGATGGGGGAGCTCGACACCGAGGAACAGGCCATTGTGGACACGGTGGCCGAGTTCGTGGACCGCGACGTGCGCCCGGTCGCGCGCGACCTCGAGCACTCGGACACCTACCCCGAGGCGCTGATCGAGCGCATGAAGGAGCTCGGCGTCTTCGGCCTGGCCATCCCCGAGCCCTACGGTGAGGTCAAGGTGTCCACGCCGTGCTATGCGCTCGTCACCGCGGAGCTCGCGCGCGGCTGGATGAGCCTCGCGGGCGCGATGGGCGGCCACACCGTCGTCGCGAAGCTGCTGCTCATGTACGGGACGGAAGAGCAGAAGCAGAAGTACCTGCCGCGCATGGCGACCGGCGAGCTGCGGGCCGCGATGGCGCTCACCGAACCGGGCGGCGGCTCCGACCTGCAGGCGATGCGCACGCGCGCCCGCCGCGTCGGCGACGGGTACGTGGTCGACGGCACGAAGACGTGGATCACCAACGCGCGCCGCGCGGGCCTGGTCGCGTTGCTGTGCAAAACGGATCCCGACGCTGAACCGAAGCACCGGGGCATCAGTGTGCTGCTGATGGAGAAGGTGCCCGGCTTCGAGGTCTCGCGCGATCTGGGCAAGCTCGGGTACAAGGGCGTGGAGACGTGTGAACTGTCCTTTTCGGACTGTCACGTGCCCGCGTCGGCGTTGCTGGGCGCGGAAGAGGGCCGCGGCTTCGCGCAGATGATGCGAGGCCTGGAGATCGGCCGGATCCAGGTCGCCTCGCGCGCGCTCGGCGTGGGCCGGGCCGCGTTCGACGACGCGTTCCGCTACGCGCAGGAACGCGAGTCGTTCGGCAAGCCGATCTGGAAGCACCAGGCGGTGGGCAACCACCTCGCCGGCATGGCGACGAAGCTGACGGCCGCGCGCCAGCTCATCCTGCACGCCGCACGCCAGTACGACTCCGGTGCCCGCTCCGACCTCGAGGCCGGCATGGCGAAGCTGTTCTGCTCCGAGGCGGCGATGGAGGTGGCGCTCGACGCCATCCGCGTGCACGGCGCCTACGGCTACTCCACCGAGTTCGACGTGGAGCGCTACTTCCGTGACGCCCCGCTGATGATCGTCGGCGAGGGCACCAACGAGATCCAGCAGGACGTGATCGTGCGCCAGCTCATCGCCCGCGGCGGCCTTTGACCACCGCCTCTTACCACCGCGGGCGAGCGGCGCGTCAGTCCGCGACGTCCAGCGCGGCGCGGATGATGTTGTCGGTGTCGATGCCGTGGTGGCGGTACACGCTCTCCAGGTCGCCCGACTGCCCGAACCGCGTCACGCCCAGGTGCGCGGCCCGCACCCGGTGCACGTTGGCCAGGAACGCGAGCGTGTGTGGGTGCCCGTCGAGCACCGTCACCATCGGCGCGGAGCGCTCGGACGGCAGTGCCGAGTCGAGGATCCACGTGTCGGCGGTGTCCTGACCCGACCGCGCCTGCAGCGCGCGGAACAGCAGGCCCGCGCTCGTCACGCACACCACGTCGGCGTGCTTGCCCAGCGCGTCGAGCCGGTCGGCGGCGGCCAGCGCCTCGGTGACCATCGCGCCCATCGCCACGATCGTCACGTCCGGGCGCGCGACCGCGGCCGTGCGGATCGGGTAGGCGCCGGCCACGACCTGGCGGCGCCGGCGTTCACGCGCGGCCGGGTCGGTCGGTACCGCGGCCAGGTTCTGTTCCACGGGGCGGGTCGAGAGCCGCAGGTACGCCGACGTGCCGTCGGGCCGGCCGAGGCGCGCCAGCGAAGCCAGCAGCGTCCACTCGACGTCGATCGCGAACGCCGGCTCGTAGGTGATGCAGCCCGGCTGCTCGAGCCCGACCGACGGCGTGGTCACCGACTGGTGCGCGCCGCCCTCCGGCGCCAGCGTGACGCCCGAGGGCGTGCCGACGAGGATCGACTGCCCGCCGCCGTAGATGCCGAACGACCACGGCTCCAGCGCGCGCTCCACGAAGGGGTCGTAGAGCACGCCGATCGGCAGCAAGGGCCGGCCCCAGCGCGACCACGTGGTGCCCAGCTCGCCCAGTGCGCTCACCAGGTTCACCTCGGCGATGCCCAGCTCCAGGTGCTGACCGGTGGGCCGCTCGCGCCAGTGCAGGATCGTCTCGGGGTCGTCGGCGAACCAGTCCACCCGCTCCTGCGGCGACCACACGCCGACCTTGTTCACCCACCCGCCGAGGTTGGTGCTCGACGAGACGTCGGGGCACAGCGTCACCACGAGCTTCGCGGCTTCGGGCGCTTCCCGGGTCAGGTCGAGCAGCGCGCGCCCGAGCGCCGCCTGCGTGGTCGTACGGCCCGAGGGCGTACGGCCGATGTCGGCAGGAATGGCCGGAACCTCGTGGGCGATCACGGGTTCGCGGTGCAGCCGCGCGGCGGTCTCAGTGCACAGGCGAGCCGCGGCCGAGCCTTCGGGGAACTTGTGCCACGGGTCGTCGACCGACGTGCCGACGCGCTCGGCCAGCTGCCCGAGCTGCTCGGCCGTGAGCAGCGACGAGTGGTTCTGCGGATGGCCCTCGCTCGCGAGGCCGAAGCCCTTGACGGTGTAGGCGAAGATCACCGTGGGCCGGCGGTCGTCGATGGCGTCGAACGAGTCGAGCAGCGCGGACAGGTCGTGGCCGCCGAGGTTGCGGATCGCCGCGTGCAGCGTCTCGTCGTCGAGCGAGTCGAGCAGCGGCGCCAGTTCCGGGGCGGCGAGGCGCTCGCGCAGCTGGGCCGGGGTGCAGCGCAGCAGGCGCTGGTACTCGGGGTTGGGCATGTCGTCGATGCGCCGGCGCAGCGCTTCGCCGCCCGGGTGCTCGAACAGCTCCTGCAGCAGCCGGCCGTACTTGACGGTGAGCACCTGCCAGCCCGCCGCGTCGAACATGCCCTGCAGGCGCGTGGCGCCGATGTTGGGCACCACGCGGTCGAGCGACTGGCGGTTGAGGTCGACGATCCACACGACCTCGCCGAGCTCCTGGACGTTCGGGTCGAGAATGGACTCCCAGACCGCGCCCTCGTCGAGCTCCGCGTCGCCGACGAGCGAGTACTGGCGGCCGGTGCCCGCGCCGCCGGTGGTCGACTCGACGTAGCGCCGGGCCAGCGCGCCCCAGATCGGCGCGGTGGCGCCGATGCCGACCGAGCCCGTGGAGTAGTCGACCTGGTCGGGGTCCTTCGAACGCGACGGGTAGCTCTGCAGGCCGCCGAACTCGCGCAGCGACGTCAGGTACTTCTCGTCGAGGCCGTCGAGCAGGTAGTTGATCGCGTGGAGCACGGGGGAGGCGTGCGGCTTCACCGACACGCGGTCCTCGGCGCGCAGCCGCGCGAACCACAGAGCCGTCATGATCGAGACCATCGACGCGCTGGACGCCTGGTGGCCGCCGACCTTGAGGCCGGTCGGGTTCGGACGCACGCGGTTGGCGTGGTCGATGATCGCGGTCGAAAGCCAGAGCACGCGGTCCTGTACCTCGCGCAGGACTTCCGTGTCCGCTGC
The sequence above is a segment of the Amycolatopsis sp. 2-15 genome. Coding sequences within it:
- a CDS encoding acyl-CoA dehydrogenase family protein, producing the protein MGELDTEEQAIVDTVAEFVDRDVRPVARDLEHSDTYPEALIERMKELGVFGLAIPEPYGEVKVSTPCYALVTAELARGWMSLAGAMGGHTVVAKLLLMYGTEEQKQKYLPRMATGELRAAMALTEPGGGSDLQAMRTRARRVGDGYVVDGTKTWITNARRAGLVALLCKTDPDAEPKHRGISVLLMEKVPGFEVSRDLGKLGYKGVETCELSFSDCHVPASALLGAEEGRGFAQMMRGLEIGRIQVASRALGVGRAAFDDAFRYAQERESFGKPIWKHQAVGNHLAGMATKLTAARQLILHAARQYDSGARSDLEAGMAKLFCSEAAMEVALDAIRVHGAYGYSTEFDVERYFRDAPLMIVGEGTNEIQQDVIVRQLIARGGL
- a CDS encoding aldehyde dehydrogenase family protein; translated protein: MQERNVLYIGGEWVPAAGAATIAVENPATEQVQAQIPEGSADDVDRAVRAAREAFPAWSATTRAERAELLRKLHEGLAKRAEEIGETIARDVGTPLRIATRIQAALPQTDVRTYVDLLGEDAPEEKVGNSLIVREAAGVVAAITPWNYPLHQITCKIAPALAAGCTVVVKPSEVAPLGAYQLFDAIHEAGFPAGVVNLVTGFGPVVGEALATHPEVDVVSFTGSVRAGTRVAEVAARSVKRVTLELGGKSANVILDDADLATAVKVGVSNAFLNAGQTCTAWTRMLVPREKHEEAVALAKKFAEGFTPGDPLDAKTKLGPLVSAAQRERVREFIAKGVSEGATLVTGGAETPEGLDTGYFVRPTVFAGVDPDSTIAQEEIFGPVLSIIPFDDEEDALRIANNSKYGLHGAVWSGDQDRALAFARRVRTGQIDVNGGAYNPLAPFGGYKSSGVGREMGRPALDEFTEIKSIQL
- a CDS encoding alpha/beta fold hydrolase, with amino-acid sequence METLDAGGQRIAYRTSPGSGPAVVFVHGNSSSSAAWARVLDGPFGRRFRVLALDLPGHGESARAKDPATYSIPGHARVVADFAEAAGAGDAVLVGWSLGGHIALSASTRLPGVRGIVVHGTPPVASPADLATAFLPNPAVATGFTGEVSREDATAYARAQLALGSPLPVDAAVAHILATDPEARAALGRSLQSAENADERAIVAGSRVPVAILHGAEEQLVNLEYLRTITSPRLWRGEVQVLPGAGHTPQDETPDAYETVLAAFLDDLE
- a CDS encoding Zn-dependent alcohol dehydrogenase translates to MVKAVVVREPGAVPEVRDIVLPPVGPADVRVRIAAAGVCHSDLSMVDGTLKPQYPFVPGHEASGIVAETGAEVTHVKPGDRVVLNWAAACRECWFCQAGEPWLCSTIEGITTLPRGEVDGEPLNVVLGVGGFAEETVLPGKSVVPLPDGVPLDLAALMGCAVLTGVGAVRNTAKVRSGQSVLVVGLGGIGLCAVLGAKLAGASPIIAVDVSPEKEELARAAGATHFLLSEEKLAKQVRGLTEGRGADHAFECVGAAATIRTAWSSVRRGGHCTVVGVGRRDQEVVFNPLEIFHFARTLTSTVYGASDPDRDIPMLAEEVRSGELNLESLVTHRISLDEVPEAFDRMRAGQGARSLIRIAAEA
- a CDS encoding GntR family transcriptional regulator, encoding MAEAGQTRQPGERLSPRVAKQVRDLIMSGAVRGGERLRTEHLAEQLGVSATPVREALMSLTGEGMVDFRPGRGFSVVPVTRQDVTDLYDTQAYLSGELAARAAGRLTAADLAGLAELQAELERAVAAGDLDATERADFELHRRVNHAAAAPKLTWMLSLTLRYVPFTAYADIPGWPLAARDGHEPILTALREGATAPARAAMSAHIRLAGDLLVDFLAAQGVLAGE
- a CDS encoding transketolase-like TK C-terminal-containing protein — encoded protein: MSSPAAERTPGTAADTEVLREVQDRVLWLSTAIIDHANRVRPNPTGLKVGGHQASSASMVSIMTALWFARLRAEDRVSVKPHASPVLHAINYLLDGLDEKYLTSLREFGGLQSYPSRSKDPDQVDYSTGSVGIGATAPIWGALARRYVESTTGGAGTGRQYSLVGDAELDEGAVWESILDPNVQELGEVVWIVDLNRQSLDRVVPNIGATRLQGMFDAAGWQVLTVKYGRLLQELFEHPGGEALRRRIDDMPNPEYQRLLRCTPAQLRERLAAPELAPLLDSLDDETLHAAIRNLGGHDLSALLDSFDAIDDRRPTVIFAYTVKGFGLASEGHPQNHSSLLTAEQLGQLAERVGTSVDDPWHKFPEGSAAARLCTETAARLHREPVIAHEVPAIPADIGRTPSGRTTTQAALGRALLDLTREAPEAAKLVVTLCPDVSSSTNLGGWVNKVGVWSPQERVDWFADDPETILHWRERPTGQHLELGIAEVNLVSALGELGTTWSRWGRPLLPIGVLYDPFVERALEPWSFGIYGGGQSILVGTPSGVTLAPEGGAHQSVTTPSVGLEQPGCITYEPAFAIDVEWTLLASLARLGRPDGTSAYLRLSTRPVEQNLAAVPTDPAARERRRRQVVAGAYPIRTAAVARPDVTIVAMGAMVTEALAAADRLDALGKHADVVCVTSAGLLFRALQARSGQDTADTWILDSALPSERSAPMVTVLDGHPHTLAFLANVHRVRAAHLGVTRFGQSGDLESVYRHHGIDTDNIIRAALDVAD